GACCCTGTTCGACTTCGAGCTGACCTGGGCGAAGGGCCGCTGGTCGGTGGCCAAGGTCGCGGCGCGGGTGCTGAACTCCAACACCGCGGCGGAGGACCCGAAGATCGTCCGGCTGTTGTCGGACGAGCACCGCAAGGTGGTGGCGTACGTCAACCAGGTGATCGGCACCTCGACGCAGGCGATGTCCTCGGCGGACGGCCCGTTCAAGGACGTCGCGATCATCGACCTGATCAGCCACGTGCAGGTGGAGACGGTGAAGACGGCGCTGGCGGCGACGGAGTGGGCGGCGCTGCCGGTCCTCTCGCAGGCCTCGTGCTTCTCGCGGACGGCGGCGATCCCGGCGGGCCAGGTGACGATCAAGGACGCGGCGGGCCTGTACCCGTTCGAGAACACCCTCGAAGCGCGGCTGCTGACCGGCGCGCAGCTGAAGGACTACCTGGAGTTCTCGGCGAAGTACTACGCGCGGACGGCGCCGGGTGACCCGGTGGACCCGGCGAAGCTGACGAACGCGGAGAACATCCCGGACTACAACTACGACGCGGTGTACGGCGTGACCTACGACATCGACATCGCGCAGCCCGCCGGCTCGCGGATCACCGGGCTGTCCTTCCAGGGCAAGCCCGTGGACCCGGCGGCGCAGTTCGTCCTGGCGGTCAACAACTACCGGGCCTCGGGCGGCGGCAACTTCCCGCACGTGCCGAAGGCCAAGCAGCTGTGGGCCAACTCGGAGGAGATACGCAACACCATCATCCAGTGGGTGAAGGCGAAGGGCACCGTCGACCCGGCGCAGTTCGCGTCGGTGGACTGGAAGCTGACGCGGGCCGGGGTGCCGGTGTTCTAGTGCTGTGGCCCGGGAGGGGGCGCGGATACCGCGCCCCCTCCCCCGCCCCGCCTCAGGGGTGTTCGACCAGCGGCAGCAGCGCGCCGGGGACCCTCGGGCGGGCGGCTTCGCGCTGTTCGAGGCCGAAGGAGGTGAAGGCGGTACGGGCGGGCTGCGGGTAGGGGTCCTTGCCCGTCAGGGTGTTGAGGATCGTGGCGCTGCGGTGGGCGGCCAGCCCGAGGTCGGGGGCGCCGACGCCGTGGGTGTGCCGTTCGCCGTTCTGGACGTAGACGGTCCCGGTGACGGTCGGGTCGAGCTTCATCCGGTACCGGTCGTCGATGCGCGGACGGCCCGAGGAGTCCTTGCGCATGTACGGGTCGAGGCCGGCCAGGAGCTGCCCGAGGGGGCGTTCGCGGTAGCCGGTGGCGAGGACGACGGCGTCGGTGGTGAGCCGGGAGCGGGTGCCCTGCTCCAGGTGTTCGAGGTGGAGTTCGACCTTGGTGGTCGCGACCCGGCCCGCGGTGCGGACGCTGACCCCGGGGGTGAGGACGGCGTCGGGCCAGCCGCCGTGCAGGGTGCGCCGGTACAGCTCGTCGTGGATCGCGGCGATGGTGTCGGCGTCGATGCCCTTGTGGAGCTGCCACTGCGCGGGCAGCAGCTTGTCCCGTACGGGCTCGGGGAGGTCGTGGAAGTAGCGGGTGTAGTCGGGGGTGAAGTGCTCCAGGCCCAGTTTGGAGTACTCCATGGGGGCGAAGGAGGGGGTGCGGGCGAGCCAGGTGAGGCGTTCGCGGCCGGCGGGGCGGGCGCGCAGCAGGTCGAGGAAGACCTCGGCGCCGGACTGGCCCGAGCCGATGACGGTGACGTGTTCCGCGCCGAGGATCCGCTGCCGGTTGTCGAGGTAGTCGGCGGAGTGGATCACGGGGACGGTGGGGGCGTCGGCGAGGGGGCGCAGGGGTTCGGGGACGTAGGGGGCGGTACCGATGCCCAGCGCGAGGTTGCGGGTGTAGGTGCGGCCGAGGGCTTCGGCCTCGCCGTCGGCGTCGAGCTGGGTGAAGTCGACTTCGAAGAGGCTGCGTTCGGGGTTCCAGCGGACGGCGTCGACCTGGTGGCCGAAGTGCAGGCCGGGGAGCTGGCCCGCGACCCAGCGGCAGTAGGCGTCGTACTCGGCGCGCTGGATGTGGAAGCGCTCGGCGAAGTAGAAGGGGAAGAGCCGTTCCTTGTGCTTGA
This is a stretch of genomic DNA from Streptomyces sp. NBC_00536. It encodes these proteins:
- a CDS encoding lysine N(6)-hydroxylase/L-ornithine N(5)-oxygenase family protein; the encoded protein is MTAPLEAPHDLVGIGIGPFNLSLAALAHGLQQQEFSDGGLATAFYDQRRDFTWHPGLLIDGATLQVPFLADLVTLADPASPWTFLNYLKHKERLFPFYFAERFHIQRAEYDAYCRWVAGQLPGLHFGHQVDAVRWNPERSLFEVDFTQLDADGEAEALGRTYTRNLALGIGTAPYVPEPLRPLADAPTVPVIHSADYLDNRQRILGAEHVTVIGSGQSGAEVFLDLLRARPAGRERLTWLARTPSFAPMEYSKLGLEHFTPDYTRYFHDLPEPVRDKLLPAQWQLHKGIDADTIAAIHDELYRRTLHGGWPDAVLTPGVSVRTAGRVATTKVELHLEHLEQGTRSRLTTDAVVLATGYRERPLGQLLAGLDPYMRKDSSGRPRIDDRYRMKLDPTVTGTVYVQNGERHTHGVGAPDLGLAAHRSATILNTLTGKDPYPQPARTAFTSFGLEQREAARPRVPGALLPLVEHP